A genome region from Thermoanaerobaculia bacterium includes the following:
- a CDS encoding isoprenylcysteine carboxylmethyltransferase family protein yields the protein MTIRQRWIDMLHTVATGTRKTRTLLTPVGLLIFGLFTFSFVGAAHVVNVFFQLPGLFPESLRRPLSVSLITVGIALIGWSAFCFLRVRGTPVPFNPPPELVISGPYRLTRNPMLSGVFLLLFGIGAALNSFSLVLFFTPAYILLNVWELKRIEEPELEKRLGEDYRRYKNETPMFIPGMKFRRSRKT from the coding sequence GTGACCATTAGGCAGCGGTGGATCGACATGCTTCACACGGTGGCTACCGGAACGCGAAAGACTCGCACACTTCTCACTCCAGTTGGACTGCTCATCTTCGGTCTCTTTACCTTCTCCTTTGTGGGGGCTGCCCATGTTGTCAATGTTTTCTTCCAGTTGCCCGGTCTATTTCCGGAATCGCTGCGGCGTCCGCTATCTGTCTCTTTGATCACGGTGGGTATTGCGCTTATTGGCTGGTCCGCGTTCTGTTTCCTGAGGGTCCGCGGTACGCCGGTACCGTTCAATCCACCTCCTGAACTCGTGATTTCGGGTCCGTACCGCCTGACCAGGAACCCGATGTTGTCGGGTGTGTTCCTGCTGCTCTTTGGCATAGGGGCAGCCCTCAATTCATTTTCGCTCGTTCTGTTTTTCACGCCGGCCTATATCCTTCTCAATGTCTGGGAGCTCAAGCGGATTGAAGAGCCGGAACTGGAAAAACGGCTGGGAGAGGACTATCGCAGGTACAAGAACGAAACGCCCATGTTCATTCCGGGTATGAAGTTCCGCAGGTCACGGAAGACCTGA
- a CDS encoding SGNH/GDSL hydrolase family protein, whose product MKRRTIQAGTSWRVLVAVFIFMGLAGWCWSQAIIIDHTCTDISKIPSSWLEQAKQLTLHFAHTSHGSQIITGILSLEELHPQYSVAVNESDTPGLPPVEIPPALRIYDGNPGTTYVEPENYWYGIDGLNATRSVAATGDYNYSMWSWCGQLSWYDVSEVQGYLAAMNQLEQEFPSMRFIYMTGHLDGSGTDGLLNQLNDIIRQYCRDHNKVLFDFADIESYDPDGNAYLDRWADDGCYYDGGNWAEEWCAVHPNSELCAYCDCAHSHPLNCNQKSRAFWWMMARLAGWEPDQSSSRSHSRPFAGP is encoded by the coding sequence ATGAAGAGAAGAACCATTCAGGCAGGAACATCCTGGCGGGTTTTGGTCGCTGTATTCATTTTTATGGGCCTGGCAGGCTGGTGCTGGTCCCAGGCCATCATCATCGATCACACGTGCACCGATATTTCTAAAATTCCGTCTTCATGGCTGGAACAGGCGAAACAGCTCACCCTGCACTTCGCCCACACGTCCCACGGATCGCAGATCATTACCGGAATTCTTTCCCTGGAGGAACTGCACCCACAGTATTCCGTGGCCGTGAATGAAAGCGATACGCCGGGATTGCCTCCCGTTGAAATTCCGCCGGCTCTTCGAATCTATGACGGAAACCCCGGGACCACCTACGTGGAGCCTGAAAATTACTGGTACGGCATCGACGGCCTGAACGCCACGCGATCTGTGGCCGCCACCGGGGATTACAACTACTCCATGTGGTCCTGGTGTGGACAGTTGTCCTGGTACGATGTGAGTGAAGTCCAGGGTTACCTGGCGGCCATGAATCAGCTGGAACAGGAATTCCCATCCATGCGATTCATCTACATGACGGGCCATCTGGACGGGTCCGGCACCGACGGCTTGCTGAACCAGCTGAACGATATTATTCGCCAGTATTGCCGTGACCATAACAAGGTCCTCTTTGATTTCGCCGATATCGAAAGCTACGACCCGGACGGCAACGCCTACCTGGACCGCTGGGCCGACGACGGATGTTACTACGACGGCGGGAATTGGGCCGAGGAGTGGTGCGCGGTTCATCCGAATTCCGAATTGTGTGCTTACTGCGATTGCGCCCATTCCCACCCGCTGAACTGCAACCAGAAATCCAGGGCCTTCTGGTGGATGATGGCCCGCCTGGCAGGCTGGGAGCCGGATCAGTCTTCCAGCCGGA